In one window of Rhodoglobus vestalii DNA:
- a CDS encoding Mu transposase domain-containing protein has product MAVCDEKDQHRVISARPVTVGTAATAEAPELLTLPSSIFEAGPTSSVKVNHKAEVCVRQCYYSVPVSYAGRRVSVRIGAALVEVWAATGISDSGISGFFYAARAGC; this is encoded by the coding sequence ATGGCTGTCTGCGATGAGAAGGATCAGCACCGGGTGATCTCGGCCCGCCCAGTTACCGTCGGGACGGCCGCTACTGCGGAAGCGCCGGAATTGCTGACGTTGCCCTCGAGTATTTTCGAGGCTGGGCCTACCTCCTCGGTCAAGGTCAACCACAAGGCGGAGGTATGTGTCCGGCAATGCTATTATTCCGTTCCGGTCTCCTACGCAGGCAGGCGGGTCAGCGTCCGTATCGGGGCCGCTCTCGTCGAGGTGTGGGCTGCTACGGGGATTTCGGACAGCGGAATTAGTGGATTCTTCTACGCTGCCAGGGCTGGCTGTTGA
- a CDS encoding IS3 family transposase (programmed frameshift) — protein sequence MTTARRKFTQEFRDELCREVISTSKPIRDVAESYGVGHETLRNWLIKYREANGGTETELTVPERARLKVLERENQELKAETQFLKKGGRLLRAGAAVVSKYEFIDSQKAEPNNRNPVVNMCRWLEVSTSGFYHWLTRPQSATSARRETLLARIRHYFEESDGTYGYRRIHADLTAEQTQCSPELVRQLMRQEGLVACQPRPFRVTTEADALAAANVPDLVKRDFTADRPGMKFIGDITYIHTWQGFVYLATVIDCYSKKVVGWSIADHMRTELVEDALKNAAATTLIAPDAIWHSDRGSVYTSAVYRALVTSLGMRSSMGRTGVCWDNSMAESFFSMLKNERVYRTVYATKTQARSDIIRYIEGFYNSRRRHSALDYRRPNEVHYGYQQPALAA from the exons ATGACCACAGCACGCCGGAAATTTACCCAGGAGTTCAGAGATGAGTTGTGTCGGGAGGTGATCAGCACCTCGAAGCCGATCAGGGACGTGGCCGAGTCCTACGGGGTCGGCCACGAAACATTGCGCAACTGGCTGATCAAGTATCGCGAAGCGAATGGTGGCACCGAGACGGAGCTGACCGTCCCCGAGCGTGCCCGTCTCAAAGTACTCGAGCGGGAAAATCAGGAGCTCAAGGCTGAGACCCAATTTTTGAAAAAAG GCGGCCGCTTACTTCGCGCGGGAGCAGCGGTAGTGAGCAAGTACGAATTCATCGACTCCCAAAAAGCTGAGCCCAACAACCGGAATCCTGTGGTGAATATGTGTCGCTGGTTGGAGGTGTCAACCTCTGGTTTCTACCACTGGCTGACGCGCCCGCAATCGGCGACGTCGGCCCGCCGGGAAACCCTCTTGGCGCGGATCCGACACTATTTTGAGGAGTCTGACGGCACTTACGGGTATCGGCGAATCCACGCGGACCTGACCGCCGAGCAGACGCAGTGTTCCCCCGAACTCGTCCGGCAGCTGATGCGCCAGGAAGGCCTCGTAGCCTGCCAACCACGGCCATTCCGGGTCACGACGGAGGCCGACGCGTTGGCCGCAGCAAACGTGCCCGACCTTGTCAAACGCGACTTCACCGCGGATCGTCCGGGGATGAAATTCATCGGAGACATCACGTATATCCACACCTGGCAGGGGTTCGTCTACCTGGCCACGGTCATCGACTGCTACTCGAAGAAAGTCGTTGGCTGGTCCATTGCCGATCACATGCGTACCGAACTCGTCGAGGACGCTCTCAAGAATGCCGCGGCAACGACCCTGATCGCGCCTGACGCCATTTGGCACTCCGATCGCGGAAGCGTCTACACCTCAGCCGTCTACCGGGCCCTGGTGACCAGTCTGGGCATGCGCTCATCTATGGGCCGCACCGGCGTCTGTTGGGATAACAGCATGGCGGAAAGTTTCTTCTCGATGCTCAAGAATGAGCGCGTGTATCGGACCGTTTACGCGACCAAGACGCAGGCTCGCAGCGACATCATCCGCTATATCGAGGGATTTTACAACAGTCGCAGGCGGCACTCAGCGCTCGATTATCGACGGCCCAACGAAGTCCACTATGGTTATCAACAGCCAGCCCTGGCAGCGTAG
- a CDS encoding transposase has protein sequence MTADTAATLLRRVHPTESLTMTRRLIAVDLAAEIRRLDKRFTTATERITTRVTGTQSTLTTIPGIGQLTAGKILARTGPVTRFTTEAHFATYAGVAPREVSSGDVIRHRLSRGGDRQLNYALHVVALTQISMKSSPGRVFHDRKRSAGKSGKEALRALKRRLTTVVFRTLIADHARLAVGPAGYSRTARQSSVTGSHPDTGSSDKSLTGPTAEKHIHAAT, from the coding sequence TTGACCGCGGACACGGCCGCGACCCTGCTGCGCCGGGTGCACCCCACGGAGAGCCTGACTATGACCCGCCGACTCATCGCAGTCGACCTTGCCGCCGAGATCCGCCGACTGGATAAACGGTTCACGACAGCCACCGAGCGCATCACCACTCGGGTGACCGGCACCCAGTCCACGTTGACGACCATCCCCGGTATCGGCCAACTCACGGCAGGGAAGATCCTTGCCCGCACCGGACCAGTCACCCGGTTCACGACCGAGGCACACTTCGCCACCTATGCCGGCGTCGCACCCCGGGAAGTGTCTTCCGGGGACGTAATCCGCCATCGCCTCTCCCGAGGCGGTGACCGGCAACTGAACTATGCCCTCCACGTCGTCGCACTTACCCAAATCAGCATGAAAAGCAGCCCTGGACGGGTCTTCCACGACCGGAAACGCAGCGCGGGCAAAAGCGGCAAAGAAGCACTTCGGGCACTGAAGAGACGCTTGACAACGGTCGTGTTCCGCACCCTGATCGCCGACCACGCCCGCCTGGCAGTGGGCCCGGCAGGATACTCGAGAACGGCACGGCAATCCAGCGTCACCGGCTCACATCCCGACACCGGTTCTTCGGACAAGTCACTTACCGGACCCACCGCCGAAAAGCATATCCACGCCGCCACTTGA
- a CDS encoding M24 family metallopeptidase: MSTIDYTARRAKLDQQLDAAGIDTLFLPASQTDLEYFTGLGRGIPSFGNIGYTNHWISGAFLAPGKDPLFVLTRHHQEFHLPGGVTGDVITATEVDDGAEVFKRAFDAFAKQPKRLAVAGVPNTDSCLHEKDAGSRIAMSGRTWSETTLQLRACRPDAELLVADDILNRIRRIKDADEIALMSEAARMVDQVMAAVSDHVVAGITELELASEIDLRIRQLGSPSSSFDTAVWAMGPGLDRDASERLSTRALQGGTGVNFDFGAIVEGYCSDFGRTVHIGQPNEEYERVYEVVMAAQEAGRAAAVPGATGGDVHRATRAVIEESGYGEWFRHRTGHCIGKDVHELPYISEEDQTPLEPGMMFTIEPSVFFPGRVGVRVEDIFLLAEDGVTVKINELNNDMRVND, encoded by the coding sequence ATGTCGACGATCGACTACACGGCACGCCGCGCGAAGCTCGATCAGCAACTCGATGCCGCGGGCATCGACACGCTGTTCCTTCCCGCATCACAGACCGACCTGGAGTACTTCACCGGTCTCGGCCGAGGGATTCCTTCATTCGGAAACATCGGCTACACCAATCATTGGATATCCGGCGCTTTCCTTGCCCCGGGCAAGGATCCGTTGTTTGTTCTGACTCGCCACCACCAAGAGTTTCACCTGCCCGGTGGAGTGACCGGCGACGTCATCACGGCGACCGAAGTCGACGACGGTGCTGAGGTGTTCAAGCGAGCTTTCGACGCGTTCGCGAAGCAACCGAAGCGCTTGGCAGTCGCGGGCGTTCCCAATACCGACTCGTGCCTTCACGAGAAGGATGCCGGGTCCCGCATCGCGATGAGCGGCCGGACGTGGTCGGAAACTACGCTTCAACTTCGAGCCTGCCGACCCGACGCAGAACTCTTGGTTGCTGACGACATTCTCAACCGCATCCGTCGCATCAAGGACGCCGATGAGATTGCGCTCATGAGCGAAGCCGCACGGATGGTTGACCAGGTGATGGCCGCAGTAAGCGACCATGTCGTCGCGGGAATCACAGAGCTCGAGCTGGCCTCCGAGATTGACCTGCGGATTAGGCAACTTGGCTCGCCGAGCTCGTCTTTTGACACAGCCGTCTGGGCGATGGGTCCTGGGCTGGATAGGGACGCGAGTGAGCGCCTCTCCACCAGGGCATTGCAAGGGGGAACCGGGGTCAACTTCGACTTCGGTGCCATCGTCGAGGGTTACTGTTCGGACTTCGGGCGGACAGTCCACATCGGTCAACCCAACGAGGAGTACGAACGTGTGTATGAGGTCGTAATGGCAGCCCAGGAAGCGGGTCGTGCTGCCGCGGTGCCGGGCGCGACCGGCGGTGACGTCCATCGGGCAACCCGGGCAGTCATCGAAGAGTCGGGCTACGGTGAGTGGTTTCGTCACCGCACTGGTCACTGCATTGGGAAGGACGTTCACGAGCTTCCATATATTTCAGAAGAGGACCAGACCCCTCTGGAGCCGGGCATGATGTTTACGATCGAGCCGAGTGTGTTCTTTCCGGGCAGGGTTGGTGTGCGGGTGGAAGATATCTTCCTTCTTGCGGAGGACGGTGTGACAGTCAAGATCAATGAACTCAACAACGATATGAGAGTCAACGACTAG
- a CDS encoding YybH family protein, whose translation MTQATRDVADSSDTTSFTEDQRLIWFAQKEMYFGFLEGNRERIDGHIDNDATIWDAVTETIARGMKDLNAIRATRPSGGAKPVVTAFAVEDPIIDVSGDLAVSRHLLRVERVGPDGTVRELMRVSAGWRRIGGSWKIIHAHEDLFSSELSR comes from the coding sequence ATGACGCAAGCAACTCGCGATGTCGCTGACAGTTCAGACACGACATCCTTCACCGAAGATCAGCGACTGATCTGGTTCGCCCAGAAAGAGATGTATTTCGGATTCCTCGAGGGTAATCGTGAACGCATCGATGGTCACATCGACAACGACGCAACTATTTGGGATGCGGTAACGGAGACCATCGCGCGGGGGATGAAGGACCTCAATGCTATTCGCGCTACCCGTCCGAGCGGCGGCGCAAAACCTGTCGTCACTGCGTTTGCAGTCGAGGATCCGATAATCGATGTTTCCGGCGATCTGGCGGTGAGCCGTCATCTCCTGCGGGTAGAACGGGTCGGTCCGGACGGGACTGTGCGCGAGCTCATGCGTGTAAGCGCCGGGTGGCGGCGAATAGGCGGCTCGTGGAAGATCATCCACGCTCACGAGGACCTCTTCTCGAGTGAACTTTCACGTTAA
- a CDS encoding ATP-binding cassette domain-containing protein, whose amino-acid sequence MKLDSAEQKPQTRPSGRVGGAHQHHWFRRLLTRVGWTLLVVWSAVSLTFVLSRVIPADPARLAAGMGAGAEQVAEVRRQLGLDLPLWEQYINYLFGIVRLDFGDSVQSRQPVLDDIVRFFPATLELVLLAMFIYAIVGIGLGVVWATLSDGWRSRMLAGLSILGAALPVFWTGLLLQLTLASMLDRRSRSYRRQVQAVFQQPLLALDQRRTIGWSVAEPLVIHRVGNVQTRTERAAELLGSVGLSADFMTRLPRELSGGQLQRVNIARALALEPRLLVCDEAVSALDVSVQAQVLDIFLEMQERLGIAMLFISHNIAVVRHISDLIIVMRHGDVVERGETSQVCENPRSDYAKELIGSWLEPVVR is encoded by the coding sequence GTGAAGTTGGACTCGGCTGAGCAGAAGCCGCAGACCCGGCCTTCGGGTCGTGTCGGCGGAGCTCACCAACACCACTGGTTCCGACGACTGCTAACCCGGGTCGGCTGGACACTCTTGGTCGTCTGGTCGGCGGTCAGTTTGACCTTCGTGCTCAGCCGAGTCATCCCCGCAGACCCAGCCCGACTCGCCGCAGGAATGGGTGCGGGGGCTGAACAGGTAGCCGAGGTGCGGCGACAGCTGGGTCTCGATCTTCCGCTCTGGGAGCAGTACATCAACTACCTCTTTGGGATCGTGCGCCTTGACTTCGGCGACTCAGTTCAGTCGCGTCAGCCGGTCCTAGACGACATCGTCCGGTTCTTTCCGGCGACCCTCGAACTCGTTCTCCTTGCGATGTTTATCTACGCGATCGTGGGGATCGGCTTAGGGGTTGTATGGGCGACACTGTCCGACGGCTGGCGATCGCGCATGTTGGCTGGCCTCTCAATTCTCGGTGCGGCTCTTCCTGTGTTTTGGACTGGGCTTCTACTGCAGTTGACGCTGGCGTCGATGCTTGACCGTCGGTCGCGCTCGTATCGTCGGCAGGTGCAGGCAGTGTTTCAGCAGCCGCTCCTCGCCCTCGATCAGCGGCGCACCATCGGCTGGTCCGTAGCTGAACCTCTGGTGATTCACCGTGTCGGAAATGTCCAGACCCGCACGGAACGGGCAGCCGAACTGTTGGGTTCAGTTGGACTTTCTGCGGACTTCATGACTCGACTTCCTCGGGAACTCAGTGGTGGCCAGCTCCAACGCGTCAACATCGCTCGGGCGCTTGCGCTCGAGCCTCGACTGCTTGTATGTGATGAGGCCGTCTCAGCTCTGGATGTCTCAGTCCAAGCGCAGGTGCTCGACATCTTTCTCGAGATGCAGGAACGGCTGGGCATTGCGATGCTATTCATTAGCCACAATATTGCGGTTGTGCGGCACATTTCGGACTTGATCATCGTGATGCGCCACGGTGACGTTGTTGAGCGTGGAGAGACCAGTCAAGTCTGTGAAAACCCGCGCTCGGACTACGCGAAGGAGCTTATTGGTTCGTGGCTGGAGCCGGTCGTCCGATGA
- a CDS encoding ABC transporter substrate-binding protein, with the protein MNKKRSLTAVAVGAVAALTLTACGQQASTQEGAITAVFSNIAESPTLDPAVAYSSDGFLFVRNVYDTLTQYEPGGAEIKPSLAETWEVSDDATEYTFTLRDGVTFHDGTSLDAEDVVQSVLRVQGVNQGPASLVVGVESVEAIDDRSVRFSLSAPDVYLPGKLQKIAILSSEAITQNGTADDEWATAWFADNEAGSGPYQLSEWNKGSAIELTAFEDYHLDWDSAAPTAVTLRVDPDVQTAVQLMGQGEIDMLGAIGPDDSASAALIDGIKLVEQESLSVQILPLNVQSERLADPRVREAVTLAFDYQAMVDYYQGFADVSRGPLPSGFGGGIEELAEFERDVERAKQLLSEAGVAPGELTLSYLGLSGLSYQEFAGILLEQNLGEIGVGLDIQMVPWPQMSEIQSNPDTASDISFLNMSAVTDDPSAMLAQGYITSNWASNGGYNWAYFPDPAVDSAVATLSGIADESARQAALLEAVQSIKESHVAIYASQPKLAQPVRAEWDVKFEIMDFNYVIRFFHARSS; encoded by the coding sequence ATGAACAAGAAACGATCTCTGACCGCAGTAGCGGTCGGGGCAGTAGCGGCATTGACGTTAACCGCTTGCGGGCAGCAGGCCAGCACCCAGGAAGGAGCGATTACGGCCGTATTTTCGAACATCGCCGAGAGCCCAACACTTGATCCGGCGGTCGCATACTCGTCGGACGGCTTCCTCTTTGTGCGGAACGTGTATGACACGCTCACCCAGTATGAGCCGGGCGGCGCTGAGATCAAGCCTTCTCTCGCGGAGACATGGGAGGTATCAGACGATGCCACCGAGTACACCTTCACCCTTCGAGATGGTGTGACCTTCCACGACGGCACTTCTTTGGATGCCGAGGACGTTGTGCAGTCTGTGCTCAGGGTTCAAGGAGTCAACCAGGGTCCCGCATCGCTGGTGGTCGGCGTCGAGTCAGTCGAGGCGATCGATGATCGCTCCGTTCGGTTTAGTCTCTCCGCACCTGACGTCTATCTCCCGGGCAAGCTGCAGAAGATCGCAATTCTCTCGTCGGAAGCGATAACCCAAAATGGCACCGCTGACGACGAGTGGGCAACTGCTTGGTTCGCTGACAACGAGGCTGGCTCTGGCCCATACCAACTCAGCGAGTGGAACAAGGGAAGCGCTATCGAGCTCACCGCGTTCGAGGACTACCACCTCGACTGGGATAGCGCGGCACCGACCGCGGTGACCCTGCGTGTCGACCCTGATGTGCAAACAGCGGTTCAGCTCATGGGGCAAGGCGAGATCGATATGCTTGGTGCAATCGGTCCTGACGACTCCGCATCCGCTGCACTGATTGACGGCATCAAACTTGTCGAGCAGGAGAGCCTCAGCGTGCAGATCTTGCCGTTGAACGTGCAGAGTGAGCGTCTTGCTGATCCTCGTGTACGTGAGGCAGTCACTCTTGCGTTCGATTACCAGGCGATGGTGGACTACTACCAAGGATTCGCTGACGTTTCGAGAGGGCCCTTGCCTAGTGGCTTCGGCGGCGGGATAGAAGAGCTTGCTGAGTTCGAACGTGATGTAGAGCGCGCCAAGCAACTCCTTTCAGAGGCGGGCGTGGCCCCTGGAGAGCTGACCCTCTCCTACCTCGGTCTCTCGGGACTGTCTTACCAAGAATTCGCCGGAATTCTTCTTGAGCAGAACCTCGGGGAGATCGGAGTAGGTCTGGACATACAAATGGTCCCGTGGCCGCAGATGTCCGAGATCCAGTCGAACCCGGATACCGCGTCGGATATATCGTTCCTCAATATGTCTGCGGTGACCGATGATCCTAGTGCGATGCTCGCTCAGGGGTACATCACCAGCAACTGGGCCTCGAACGGCGGCTACAACTGGGCTTACTTCCCGGACCCTGCAGTCGACTCGGCAGTTGCGACGCTTTCCGGAATCGCTGATGAATCAGCGCGTCAGGCAGCGTTGCTTGAAGCCGTGCAGTCCATCAAAGAATCCCACGTAGCGATCTACGCATCTCAGCCCAAGCTGGCACAGCCAGTCCGTGCTGAGTGGGACGTCAAGTTCGAGATCATGGACTTCAATTACGTGATCCGCTTCTTCCACGCTCGGTCAAGTTAG